The Salmo salar chromosome ssa02, Ssal_v3.1, whole genome shotgun sequence genome segment TCTTGCGGGGTCAGGTATGGGTGGTCTGCCAtgggccgtttcatttagtatccgttTGGGTCGGCATTATGAaaacctagtttccctccttcagggaacagtagttatagtcataacgtgtggattgaaattgatgtttataatgtgttattgtctgcttgatttacagtagggtctcgttagtctgtttggaaacggagatacttagctcataatgtgtagagaactgttccttgatggataggctattgtacaacacacagagatattttcctttattcaggacatttagaatgacaacacattacagagtagcctagtgggattattcacaaaattatctggtgatgaAATGTAATGaagacaaagacattttagtttccatgtttcaccctaaatattaaatgatttatagtccaaggtctatgttgttgttaggtgaagttatcggtcctacagtaggtctatgttgttaggtgaagttatgggtcctacagtaggtctatgttgttattaggtgaagttatgggtcctacagtaggtctatgttattgttaggtgaagttatgggtcctacagtaggtctatgttattgttaggtgaagttataggccaatttgttaaacgcttagtgtacaaaccctcattgtcaggctgatggcaaagctagccaaagagcattttactggtttaagtgtttttttaagaataaagcagttgatttgcttTAACAAcacaaacaggacattcaaacaagcattacaattataatccaaaagtaatgtgaaatgcactcataagcaacctggaaatggaggctatatttgctgtcagcctatgagaactcccctgagttttcccccacggtggtgaattagtgaatagacacagagcttaatgtgagtttccttgagtagcactcctgatcttgtgctgtaatattcagaatacattgtgaaaaactaaaatcttcgcTTACCATTTTTGTTCCAGGcatatatactacatccataactagtggtttcctcataaccagatatactacatccataactagtggtttcctcattaccagatatactacatccataactagtgatttcctcattagcagggaggtgtttcttcAACCAAATTGTGTGTGCTTTGCCTTCGTgacgcaattttagcaaacacagaaaggggcctattttggagaccaaaagtcatctggcacactgcttagggtttcaacaactttaataaattatttgtagCCTACAATCattgatgttactactaatgtgaaaacaagacaaaatatgattgttgctcacttgactgtcttaattgtcaaatCAATAAACaaatgtcaattgttgtacaacttcatgggtacgctctgggcatcaccttttacctcaaataaacagtggatttctgctgttgtgagactttaaccatctgaatgactttgtcattcacacaggagagagacatggcTATAGTGGATCATCtgaggagcctcaacaacatcatgatgctgacgaggcagagaagagtctctccagatcagaacacctcaagaaacaccagcagagaaccacagggaagaaatctcactGCTGTTCTGACTGTGGGAACCGTTGCAAATattcatcagaacttaaaatacaccagagagcatacacaggagagaaatcattttgctgtagtcaatgtgggaagagttttgttcaatctggctctctgactttacaccagagaacacacactggagagaaaccatatagctgtactcaatgtgggaagagttttactgtgtCAAGCTCCTTgatagtgcaccagagaacacacacaggagagaaaccttatagctgtggtcaatgtgggaagaggtttaaTCGGTCAagcagcctgatagtacaccagagagcacacacaggagagaaaccatatagctgtactcaatgtgggaagagttttggtcaatctggctctctgactttacaccagagaacacacactggagagaaatcttattgctgtgatcaatgtgggaagagttttactgtgtCAAGCTCCTTgatagtgcaccagagaacacacacaggagagaaaccttatagctgtggtcaatgtgggaagaggtttaaTCGGTCAagcagcctgatagtacaccagagaacacacacaggagagaaaccatatagctgtgatcaatgtgggaagaactTTGGTCAATCTagagatctgacagtgcaccagagaatacacacaggagagaaactctatagctgtgatcaatgtgggaaatgttttgctgcatctagaaatctgactctacaccaaagaacacacacaggagagaaacctcatagctgtgatcaatgtgggaagagatactctgataaaagatatcTGATTAAACATAAAACAATACatgttgtttcatgatatcaatgaaatgatgtcacaatgtagaatgttttaacattgtagaagcagtattttaatgatgtcacaatgtagaatgctTTAACATTgcagtaggagtattttaatgatgtcacagtgtagaatgttttaacattgtagaagcagtattttaatgatgtcacaatgtagaatgttttaacattgtagtaggagtattttaatgatgtagaaccctaaatgttttccccctgttctattgagttcaacatgatatggatattagcctcaggggaaaaattcaggctctgaattgaatgagttatttatgagatttaacaaaaagttagAGTTGTTACACTtcccacgttggtgacccactggaatcacaaTGTAACACTTcacaatgtagctagctgtttaccacgttggtgacccactggaatcacaatgtaacacttcaaaatgtagctagctgtttaccacgttggtgacccactggaatcacaatgtaacacttcaaaatgtagctagctgtttatcacgttggtgacccactggaatcacaaTGTAACACTTcacaatgtagctagctgtttatcacgttggtgacccacttgaatcaaaatgtagctagctgttttctacaaattgtcctctaaccagtgatgtacacattattcccagattccgtgtggtttttgagctacTTTTAATAGGATTTCTTGCACAATTGatatgagtgatgacaaataagtgttgcgttTCTCTTAGTTTTGGGGACCCATAAACTCTAAATGTAGCTGACTAACTGTcgtctgcaggttgtcctctaaccagtgaggtaaatgATATcttccatttccatgtgtttattTTTAGTTGTGaaagtttcaacagcacgtacaacctgatttcccccttaATAGATATCAGTGATTTAATTTCAACGTACTTGCAGCCTGtacacatggacgcagtataataaattggtctaCAATAAATGTTATTAACAATCTTACATCAGTCCAGTATTTCTTTACAACATCCAAgtgctaattgtctttattccactactgaagaagcatgactcaaatcatctcatatttcaaacatccagcctgacaaaagataaatgttttattat includes the following:
- the LOC123738770 gene encoding zinc finger protein 180-like; this encodes MIRENTSKIVDLETSLNHAYKSIEELKLANTATSEKCIAQEKTIADMQERLSEAERYRRRWGLRLYGVPEDQDENVKRLVRDICNRVAPDFPDGYMDMAVDVAHRIGKKQDAIVSRSIIIQFAFRTARDAVWKKAKESAFLKERKLRFGEDLTAADKAAKAKLWPLVQQARNQGNGGYYRGIRAFFANDEAEKSLSRSEHLKKHQQRTTGKKSHCCSDCGNRCKYSSELKIHQRAYTGEKSFCCSQCGKSFVQSGSLTLHQRTHTGEKPYSCTQCGKSFTVSSSLIVHQRTHTGEKPYSCGQCGKRFNRSSSLIVHQRAHTGEKPYSCTQCGKSFGQSGSLTLHQRTHTGEKSYCCDQCGKSFTVSSSLIVHQRTHTGEKPYSCGQCGKRFNRSSSLIVHQRTHTGEKPYSCDQCGKNFGQSRDLTVHQRIHTGEKLYSCDQCGKCFAASRNLTLHQRTHTGEKPHSCDQCGKRYSDKRYLIKHKTIHVVS